The window TAGGCGAACCACTTTACCTTGATATTCTGGAATTATTCAGGCACACCTCGGATAGGAATTCAAAACAAGCAGCCCATCAGCCGATTATCGTGGGGGGAAGGTACGGACTGGGGTCCAAAGATACAACGCCGTCTCAGATTCTGGCGGTATATCAAAACCTGAAACAGGACAAACCAAAGAATCATTTTACAATTGGGATTGCGGATGATGTCTCCGATACTTCTTTGCCGGAGGGTGAATGGATGGATGCGACTCCGGAAGGGACTATTAGCTGCAAGTTTTTGGGGCTGGGTTCCGACGGGACTGTCGGAGCAAACAAATCAGCCGTAAAGATTATCGGGGACAATACTGACCTTTATGTCCAGGCCTATTTTTCCTATGACAGCAAAAAATCAGGAGGGACAACGGTTTCCCACCTCAGATTCGGCAGAAGTCCAATTAAGTCCCGCTATTTGGTCTTCAGCGCAGATTACATTGCCTGCCATAATCAATCGTTCATTTACCATTATGATCTCCTGAAAGGAATCAAAAAAAATGGCACTTTTGTTTTGAATTGCCCGTGGAAGAGCCTTCATGAACTTGAAGAGCATCTTCCGGCATACCTGAAGAAAACGATCTTTCAAAACAACATCCATTTCTATGTCATAGACGCAATTGATATTGCTTCGCAGATTGGCCTGGGTGGACGGATCAATATGGTGATGCAGGCCGTATTCTTTAAGCTGGCGAATGTCATACCGATTGAAGATGCCGTCCGGTATCTGAAAAATTCGATCGAAAAAACCTACGGCCGGAAAGGGCAGAAGATCGTTGAAATGAACAAAGCCGCCGTAGATCAAGGCATCAGCCGGGTTATCCGTATTGAGGCGCCTGCTTCCTGGGAGAGTGCCCAGGATCAAAAAACGGAGCTCAAAGAAGAACCCGAATTTATCAAGAAAATTCAGAGGCCAATTGCGCGCTCTGAGGGAGATGAGCTTCCTGTCAGTACCTTTTTGGGGATGGAGGACGGGAGCACGCCTCTCGGGACAACAGCCTATGAAAAGCGCGGTATTGCAGTCCAAATTCCAGAATGGCAGATAGACAAATGTATTCAGTGCAATCAGTGCGCCTATATTTGTCCGCATGCGACGGTCAGACCCTTTTTATTGGATGATCAGGAAAAAGCCCAGGCACCGGAGACGTTTATAACGAAGGAAGCTGCCGGAAAAGGACTGGAGGGTCTGCATTACCGTATACAGATTGCCCCTCTGGACTGTACAGGCTGTATGAACTGTGCCGACATTTGTCCTGCTCCGGGAAAAGCATTAATCATGAAACCAGCCGAACACGAAATCGAAATGGAAGCGGAAAACTGGGAATATGCGTTATCCATTCGGACCAAGGAAGACCGTATGGACCGCAATACCTTAAAAGGAAGCCAGTTTATCCGTCCTCTTCTGGAGTTTAACGGTGCCTGCCCGGGCTGCGGGGAAACGTCATATGTCAAACTGCTGACTCAGCTCTTCGGTGAACGTATGATGATTGCGAATGCGACAGGCTGTTCCTCGATCTGGGGAGGAAGTTACCCTTCCATTCCATATACGACCAATGCCGAGGGCAGAGGACCGGCTTGGGCCAATTCACTTTTTGAAAATAACGCGGAGTACGGATACGGCATGTACCTCGGCGCTTTGCAGATCAGAGAAAGAATTTCCACCCTGATGCAGGAAGCCCTGATAATGGAACTGTCCGAAGAAATCAAGACTGCTTTCAGAGAATGGCTCGATGCGTACCATGACGGAGAAAGGTCGCTGGCTGTCTCCGTCAAAGTGCTTCAGGCATTGAACAGCAATGCTACACCGAGTCATCCGGTCATCAGTGAAATATTGAAGAGAAAGGACTATCTCGTCAAACGCTCGGTATGGGCAATCGGCGGGGACGGCTGGGCGTATGATATCGGCTATAACGGTGTTGATCATGTCCTGGCCAGTGGGGACGATGTAAATCTGTTGGTTATGGATACGGAGGTCTATTCCAATACAGGCGGGCAGTCCTCCAAAGCGACCCCGACGGCCGCGATTGCCAAGTTTGCCGCCGCAGGCAAAAAGATCCGGAAAAAGGATCTTGGCATGATGGCGATGTCCTATGGCTATGTTTACGTCGCTCAGATTGCAATGGGCGCGAATATGATTCAGACGATCAAGGCGATTACAGAGGCTGAAAGATATCACGGACCGTCCCTGATCATTGCCTATTCCACCTGCTTCAACCATGGCCTTAGAAACGGGATGGGGATGAGCCTGGCCCAGCAAAAAAAAGCAGTAGAGGCAGGATACTGGCATCTTTACAGGTACAATCCGGATCTTAAGCAGCAGGGTAAAAATCCGTTTATCCTCGATTCCAAAGAACCCAAAGGAAACTTTAAAGAATTCCTGGAAAGCGAGATCCGTTATGCTTCTTTGAAAAACGTTTTCCCTGAGATTGCCGAAGACATGTTTAGCTTGGCGGAACAACATGCTGCTGAACGTTATGAGAGCTACCGCAGGCTGGCCAAGGAATAAAAGAAGAAGGGTGTTGCAAAATTACTTTTTCTAGTTGCAACACCCCTCTTTTTGTTACCTGATGCTAAACATCAGATTCACTGCAAAGATTAATACCGTAATACCTGTCAACACGAACAAATTCTCGTACAGATTATTTTTCGTTGGAATCCACATATTCTTTGGCATTGCGAACTTCAAGTTCTCCGGGAATGCCTACATTTGATACAGGCTTCTTTGTTTCAAAGCGGCTGTCCCAGGCAGCGGTAGTATGTTTCTCAACAGGGTTCGCCATAAAAGTTTCCTTCTTTTTATTACTGGCCACTTTTCTATTCCTCCGCTACGCTTTATCCGGGTGCTGTCTTCTATCTTCAGCCATCCGGCCAATCGCCTGCGGACTGGCAAAAGCAATCGAGCCTGCCGGCATCGGATGAGTGTTGTTCAGGTGACCCCAAGCAAGCGAGTTATTGGTTGTCAATACTTCTTTGACTTTGCGTCTGTCTTTCGCCATCGCGTGATTCACCTCACCAAGAATTATTCGCTGCCTGTAGTTTTTGATATTTATTAGAAAAAAATACGCAGTCATCATTGGAAAATGATGACTGCGTATTTTTTAAAAGTCGTTATTTTACCCGCATTTGGAATAGCCGCAGTGGATGCAGACCATGCAGCCGCCTTCGTGATTCACGGGCATTCCGCATTCAGGGCAGGCATTGTCGATCGCGACGGCGGCCTGAGCTTTTTTTATTACGGCTTTTTCAGCTTTCTTCAAATCATCCGAAAGGACAGGTTCTTCTGTTTTATTGCGATTGATAATCGCAGAATTGCCGTTTACACCGATATCCTTATACTTTTTGATTACCCGCGAGATTGCATCCGGGCACGAGGTGACATTGACACCTTCTCTTCGGATGCAGGCGGGGCAGCGGATTCCACGGATCTGCTCTATGATAGCATCAACAGAGATGCCCGAACGCATCGCGATCGAGACTAGGCGGGAGGTTGCTTCCGATTGGGAAGAACAGCCGCCGGCTCTTCCCGTATTGGTAAACACTTCACAGATACTGGTTTCATCGGCGTTTACGCTAACATAGAGATTACCGCAACCAATTTTAATCTTTTCAGTGACGCCGACAGTCACCGGCGGGCGGGGTCTCGGCTTGATGGTAGGCATCGGTGCAGAAGCGGTTGTTTCAGATTCAGCGGTGGTCTTGGGCTTTGCAGTCGTCTCAGGTTCAGCTGTGGCTTTGAAATCAGCCGCCGGATTTGCAGTTTCTTTCGTTCCGGCAGACAGCACCTGCTGTTCACGGCTGCCGTCCCGATAGACCGTAATTCCTTTGCAGCCAAGCTCAAAGGCTAGGCGAAACGCTTCGGCAACATCTTCGCAGGTAGCTGTATTTGCAAAATTAATAGTTTTGGAAACCGCATTATCCGTATATTTTTGAAAAGCAGCCTGAATTCGGATATGCCATTCAGGAGAGATCTCCTGCGCGGTAACAAAGACCTTCTGCACCCATTCCGGGACTTCCGGCAAACCGAAGACGTTACCTCGTTCGGCAATTTTGGCCATAAGCTCTTTTGAGTAAAAGCCATACTTATGCGCATAATCTTCAAAAAGCGGGTTGACCTCAATCAGCGCCGTACCGTCCATGACCGTTTTAGTATAGGCCACGGCAAAGAGCGGCTCCACGCCGCTGGAAGCACCGCAGATCATCGATATCGTCCCTGTCGGGGCAACCGTAGTCAGTGTAGCATTGCGTAATTCGATCTTGCCGTCATAAATGGAACCCTGATAATTAGGAAAGGTACCGCGTTCCATGGCCAGTCGCTGGGACTCTATACGGGATTCGGTACGGATGAATTCCATAATCTTTTCGGCGAAGGCTGTACTTTCTTCGGAAATATAGGATGTCTGTAAAAGAATCATCAAATCTGCAAAACCCATAACACCCAGGCCAATTTTCCGGTTTCCTTTGACCATTTCTTCGATTACGGGAAGAGGATATTGGTTGACATCAATCACATCATCGAGAAAACGGGTCGCGAGCCTTGTGACATAGCCCAAACGCTCCCAGTCAATTACGGTCTTTCCGTCCTTTTCTGCCGCCATAAGCTTTAAATTAATGGAGCCAAGATTGCATGCTTCATTGGGGAGTAAGGGTTGTTCGCCACAGGGGTTGGTAGCCTCAATCACGCCAATATGCGGCGTCGGATTATCGCGGTTCATCCGGTCAATAAAGATCATGCCCGGTTCACCGTTCCGCCAAGCGTGGTCAACAATTTTAGCGAAGACTTGTTTGGCGGGGAGCTTGCCTGCCGACTTTCCAGAGTGAGGGTCAATCAGGTCATATTCCGTGTCATTTTCCACAGCTTTCATAAATGATTCCGTTACAGCAACCGAAACATTGAAATTGTTAATATCCCGGTTATCTTCTTTGCAGCTGATAAATTCCAGAATATCCGGGTGGTCGATCCGAAGAATGCCCATGTTGGCGCCGCGTCTTGTTCCTCCTTGCTTGACAGCTTCCGTAGCGGCATTAAAGAC is drawn from Dehalobacter sp. and contains these coding sequences:
- a CDS encoding vitamin B12-dependent ribonucleotide reductase, with product MRNNTEVWKKWPKANLSPNARVVLERRYLKQENDQKCETPEAMFYRVASVIAGAEEKYGKNPQEIQHLTKEFYTVMANLEFMPNSPTLMNAGRDLGQLSACFVLPVGDSMEDIFDALKHAAIIHKSGGGTGFNFSRLRQKNSTVRSTGGVASGPVSFMKVFNAATEAVKQGGTRRGANMGILRIDHPDILEFISCKEDNRDINNFNVSVAVTESFMKAVENDTEYDLIDPHSGKSAGKLPAKQVFAKIVDHAWRNGEPGMIFIDRMNRDNPTPHIGVIEATNPCGEQPLLPNEACNLGSINLKLMAAEKDGKTVIDWERLGYVTRLATRFLDDVIDVNQYPLPVIEEMVKGNRKIGLGVMGFADLMILLQTSYISEESTAFAEKIMEFIRTESRIESQRLAMERGTFPNYQGSIYDGKIELRNATLTTVAPTGTISMICGASSGVEPLFAVAYTKTVMDGTALIEVNPLFEDYAHKYGFYSKELMAKIAERGNVFGLPEVPEWVQKVFVTAQEISPEWHIRIQAAFQKYTDNAVSKTINFANTATCEDVAEAFRLAFELGCKGITVYRDGSREQQVLSAGTKETANPAADFKATAEPETTAKPKTTAESETTASAPMPTIKPRPRPPVTVGVTEKIKIGCGNLYVSVNADETSICEVFTNTGRAGGCSSQSEATSRLVSIAMRSGISVDAIIEQIRGIRCPACIRREGVNVTSCPDAISRVIKKYKDIGVNGNSAIINRNKTEEPVLSDDLKKAEKAVIKKAQAAVAIDNACPECGMPVNHEGGCMVCIHCGYSKCG
- the nifJ gene encoding pyruvate:ferredoxin (flavodoxin) oxidoreductase, which produces MPMKMATMDGNEAAALASYALTEVATIFPITPSSPMAEGVDEWSAHGKKNIFGQPVKVVEMESEAGAAGALHGSLASGALTTTYTASQGLLLMIPNMYKLAGELLPAVFHVSARALATHALSIFGDHQDVMACRQTGFALLASTNVQEAHDFGYVAHLSAIQSRIPFLHFFDGFRTSHEYQKINLIEQGEIREIVDDQALQNFRDHSLNPEHPVVKGSTQNPDVYFQFREVSNPFYEKVPDIVEGYLREIERISGRAYHPFNYYGVPDAENIIVTMGSVCDTVEETIDVLQKRGEKVGMVIVHLYRPFSAKYFFDVLPASVKKIAVLDRTKEPGALGEPLYLDILELFRHTSDRNSKQAAHQPIIVGGRYGLGSKDTTPSQILAVYQNLKQDKPKNHFTIGIADDVSDTSLPEGEWMDATPEGTISCKFLGLGSDGTVGANKSAVKIIGDNTDLYVQAYFSYDSKKSGGTTVSHLRFGRSPIKSRYLVFSADYIACHNQSFIYHYDLLKGIKKNGTFVLNCPWKSLHELEEHLPAYLKKTIFQNNIHFYVIDAIDIASQIGLGGRINMVMQAVFFKLANVIPIEDAVRYLKNSIEKTYGRKGQKIVEMNKAAVDQGISRVIRIEAPASWESAQDQKTELKEEPEFIKKIQRPIARSEGDELPVSTFLGMEDGSTPLGTTAYEKRGIAVQIPEWQIDKCIQCNQCAYICPHATVRPFLLDDQEKAQAPETFITKEAAGKGLEGLHYRIQIAPLDCTGCMNCADICPAPGKALIMKPAEHEIEMEAENWEYALSIRTKEDRMDRNTLKGSQFIRPLLEFNGACPGCGETSYVKLLTQLFGERMMIANATGCSSIWGGSYPSIPYTTNAEGRGPAWANSLFENNAEYGYGMYLGALQIRERISTLMQEALIMELSEEIKTAFREWLDAYHDGERSLAVSVKVLQALNSNATPSHPVISEILKRKDYLVKRSVWAIGGDGWAYDIGYNGVDHVLASGDDVNLLVMDTEVYSNTGGQSSKATPTAAIAKFAAAGKKIRKKDLGMMAMSYGYVYVAQIAMGANMIQTIKAITEAERYHGPSLIIAYSTCFNHGLRNGMGMSLAQQKKAVEAGYWHLYRYNPDLKQQGKNPFILDSKEPKGNFKEFLESEIRYASLKNVFPEIAEDMFSLAEQHAAERYESYRRLAKE
- a CDS encoding DUF3787 domain-containing protein, coding for MASNKKKETFMANPVEKHTTAAWDSRFETKKPVSNVGIPGELEVRNAKEYVDSNEK